A genomic stretch from Pontibacter liquoris includes:
- a CDS encoding RNA polymerase sigma factor, which yields METLSYQDVNHHVINRCKSGDNRAQYELYKLYSKAMFNVSMRITNDYAEAEDVLQEAFISAFKNLHSYKAEASFGSWLKKIVVNAAINAVRKRRAELVPMDERTAGEIADEVYDDDTDWQVEKVRRGIQKLPDGYRVVLSLYLLEGYDHAEIGEILGISESTSKSQYSRAKKKLIEIMQEPMLVA from the coding sequence TTGGAGACACTCAGCTATCAGGATGTTAACCATCACGTAATTAACCGTTGTAAAAGCGGGGATAACCGTGCGCAGTATGAGCTGTATAAACTCTACTCCAAGGCCATGTTTAACGTGAGCATGCGTATTACCAACGACTATGCCGAAGCCGAAGACGTGCTGCAGGAGGCTTTTATCAGTGCTTTTAAAAACCTGCATTCCTACAAAGCCGAAGCCTCGTTCGGGAGCTGGCTCAAAAAGATCGTGGTAAATGCGGCCATCAATGCTGTGCGCAAACGGCGCGCAGAACTCGTGCCCATGGATGAGCGCACCGCAGGAGAAATTGCCGACGAGGTGTATGACGACGATACCGACTGGCAGGTGGAAAAGGTCCGGCGGGGCATCCAGAAATTGCCGGATGGCTACCGTGTGGTGCTGAGCTTATACTTGCTGGAGGGTTACGACCATGCCGAGATCGGGGAGATTTTGGGCATAAGCGAATCGACCTCCAAATCGCAGTATAGCCGCGCTAAAAAGAAACTGATAGAAATAATGCAGGAACCCATGCTGGTTGCCTAG
- the amaB gene encoding L-piperidine-6-carboxylate dehydrogenase, whose product MKQTIDQLPLTKEIADVLQQLGIKDVNPAYSTGLAWGGQEGRATRQIYSPADGNLIATVSMASEEDYEHMVETAQQAFKVWRTVPAPKRGEIVRQIGQKLREHKEALGKLVSYEMGKILQEGLGEVQEMIDICDFAVGLSRQLHGYTMHSERPQHRMYEQYHPLGVVGVISAFNFPVAVWSWNTMLGVVCGDVIVWKPSEKTPLSAIACQHIIRDVLADNELPEGIFNLVVGDATIGSLMSHDSRLPLVSATGSTRMGKKVGEAVGARLGKSLLELGGNNAIIMTEHADIEMALGAVVFGAVGTCGQRCTSTRRLIIHENIYEQVKERLARIYPKLPIGHPLDSTTLVGPLIDKDAVASFLNALEHVQQEGGKLVVGGQVLEGESYETGTYVTPAIVEAENAFEMVQEETFAPILYLIKYSGEVENAIALQNGVRQGLSSSIFSTNLLETEAFLSHLGSDCGIANVNIGTSGAEIGGAFGGEKETGGGRESGSDAWRVYMRRQTNTLNYSRQMPLAQGIKFDIMD is encoded by the coding sequence ATGAAGCAAACCATAGACCAGCTCCCGCTTACAAAAGAGATTGCCGACGTGCTGCAGCAACTTGGCATTAAGGATGTGAACCCTGCCTACAGCACCGGCCTTGCCTGGGGCGGGCAGGAGGGCCGCGCTACCCGCCAGATTTATTCTCCCGCGGACGGCAACCTGATTGCAACGGTAAGCATGGCTTCCGAAGAAGATTACGAGCACATGGTGGAAACCGCACAGCAGGCTTTTAAAGTATGGCGCACGGTGCCTGCGCCCAAGCGCGGCGAAATAGTACGGCAGATAGGCCAGAAACTCCGCGAGCACAAAGAGGCGCTGGGCAAGTTGGTAAGCTATGAAATGGGCAAGATCCTGCAGGAAGGCCTGGGCGAAGTGCAGGAAATGATCGATATTTGCGACTTTGCCGTTGGCCTGTCGCGGCAGCTGCACGGCTACACTATGCACTCCGAGCGCCCGCAGCACCGCATGTATGAGCAGTACCACCCGCTGGGCGTGGTAGGAGTTATTTCGGCCTTTAACTTTCCGGTGGCTGTCTGGAGCTGGAACACGATGCTGGGCGTGGTGTGCGGCGACGTGATTGTTTGGAAACCATCCGAAAAAACACCGCTTTCCGCTATTGCCTGCCAGCACATTATCCGCGATGTATTGGCAGACAACGAACTGCCCGAAGGCATCTTTAACCTGGTAGTGGGCGATGCCACGATCGGCAGCCTGATGAGCCACGACAGCCGCCTGCCGCTCGTGTCAGCGACCGGCTCTACGCGCATGGGCAAAAAAGTAGGCGAAGCCGTGGGTGCCCGCCTGGGCAAATCGCTGCTGGAGCTGGGTGGTAACAACGCCATCATTATGACGGAACATGCCGACATCGAAATGGCCCTGGGTGCTGTGGTGTTCGGTGCCGTAGGTACCTGCGGCCAGCGCTGCACCTCTACCCGCCGCCTTATTATCCACGAAAACATATACGAGCAGGTGAAAGAGCGCCTGGCCCGTATTTATCCTAAACTGCCCATCGGCCACCCCCTGGACAGCACCACGCTGGTAGGCCCGCTCATCGACAAGGATGCGGTGGCGTCATTCCTGAATGCGCTGGAACATGTGCAACAGGAGGGCGGCAAGCTGGTAGTAGGCGGCCAGGTGCTGGAAGGCGAGAGCTATGAAACCGGCACTTATGTAACGCCGGCCATTGTAGAGGCCGAAAACGCATTTGAGATGGTGCAGGAAGAAACATTTGCCCCCATCCTGTACCTGATCAAGTATAGCGGCGAGGTAGAAAATGCCATTGCACTGCAGAACGGCGTGCGCCAGGGCTTATCGTCTTCCATTTTCTCGACCAATCTGCTGGAAACGGAAGCATTCCTGAGCCACCTGGGCTCCGACTGTGGCATTGCCAACGTGAACATCGGTACGTCCGGTGCCGAGATCGGCGGTGCTTTTGGCGGAGAGAAAGAAACAGGCGGCGGTCGTGAGTCTGGCTCCGATGCCTGGCGCGTATACATGCGCCGCCAGACCAACACCCTCAACTACAGCCGCCAGATGCCGCTGGCCCAGGGTATCAAATTTGATATTATGGACTAA
- a CDS encoding Do family serine endopeptidase gives MKTKQFIAGITLSAILGGGVAVGSYKLLEDEVVTTQVPGEQYPTVRYTSDMRSSNTIVPEGLNFVKAAQVSTPAVVHVMTEYSAQATADSGTPMDPFLREFFGDGFGERVPRGPQMASGSGVIIASNGYIVTNNHVIDKADKIKVVMDDKRTYEATLVGADPTTDIALIKVNADKLPVIRYGNSDDLQVGEWVLAVGNPLNLNSTVTAGIVSAKARNINILRTSANRDMSIESFIQTDAAVNPGNSGGALVNLNGDLVGINTAIASQTGSFAGYSFAVPSSIVSKVVDDLLKYGEVQRALLGATIQEVDATLAKDKDLKTLNGVYIAGVEEKSGAKEAGLKTGDVVTGINGVAITHSSQLLEQVARYRPGDKVKVTYLRDGKERTANVTLKNLNNSTELVKRSNAKAIAFDGATFDPVSKQEMNKLGIDGGARIAGVKNSKFRDTGMKDGFIITRIDKYEVNQPADVQKYLEGFDNGVVYIEGVYPDGLKAYYPIGK, from the coding sequence ATGAAGACGAAACAATTTATTGCTGGCATCACACTGTCTGCTATACTGGGCGGCGGCGTGGCCGTTGGTAGCTATAAGCTGCTGGAAGATGAAGTGGTTACAACCCAGGTACCCGGAGAGCAGTACCCAACCGTGCGCTATACCAGCGACATGCGCAGCAGCAACACCATCGTGCCGGAAGGCCTTAATTTTGTAAAAGCAGCACAGGTATCAACCCCGGCCGTGGTGCACGTGATGACCGAATACTCGGCCCAGGCTACAGCAGATAGCGGTACGCCCATGGACCCATTCCTGCGCGAGTTCTTTGGCGACGGGTTTGGCGAACGGGTGCCCCGCGGGCCCCAGATGGCATCCGGTTCGGGTGTGATCATTGCCTCTAACGGCTATATTGTTACCAACAACCACGTGATCGACAAAGCCGACAAGATCAAGGTGGTGATGGACGATAAGCGCACCTACGAAGCCACGCTGGTAGGCGCAGACCCTACTACCGATATTGCGCTTATCAAAGTAAACGCCGACAAGCTGCCGGTGATCCGTTACGGAAACTCAGATGACCTGCAGGTAGGCGAATGGGTGCTGGCCGTGGGCAACCCGCTGAACCTGAACTCTACTGTAACAGCGGGTATAGTGAGTGCCAAAGCCCGTAATATCAACATCCTGCGAACCAGTGCCAACCGCGATATGAGCATTGAGTCTTTTATTCAGACGGATGCGGCCGTGAACCCTGGCAACAGTGGCGGTGCCCTGGTGAACCTGAACGGCGACCTGGTAGGCATTAACACCGCTATAGCTTCACAGACTGGTTCATTTGCCGGTTATTCATTTGCGGTGCCTTCTTCTATTGTCAGCAAGGTAGTAGACGACCTGCTGAAGTATGGCGAAGTGCAGCGGGCGTTGCTGGGCGCTACAATTCAGGAGGTGGATGCTACCCTGGCCAAGGATAAAGATCTGAAAACCCTGAACGGCGTGTACATTGCCGGTGTGGAAGAGAAGAGCGGCGCCAAAGAAGCAGGCCTGAAAACAGGCGATGTGGTGACCGGAATCAATGGCGTGGCAATTACGCACTCTTCGCAGTTGCTGGAGCAGGTAGCCCGCTACCGCCCTGGCGACAAGGTAAAAGTAACTTACCTGCGCGATGGCAAAGAGCGTACAGCCAACGTAACGCTCAAGAACCTGAACAACAGCACCGAACTGGTAAAGCGCAGCAATGCCAAAGCCATTGCGTTCGATGGGGCTACCTTTGATCCGGTGAGCAAGCAGGAAATGAACAAGCTGGGCATCGATGGCGGTGCCCGCATTGCCGGTGTAAAGAACAGCAAGTTCCGCGATACCGGTATGAAAGATGGCTTCATCATTACCCGCATTGATAAGTATGAGGTGAACCAGCCGGCCGATGTGCAGAAATACCTCGAAGGCTTTGATAACGGTGTGGTATACATCGAGGGCGTGTATCCTGATGGGCTGAAGGCCTATTACCCGATCGGAAAGTAA
- a CDS encoding Hsp20/alpha crystallin family protein, translating to MALSKYNGMQDTMPNTFSAMLDRFFNESVNSRNFSDFTPHVDACETDKSFEIELALPGVKRDDINIDFQEGKLTITGERRLEKKEDGRRYHMLETQYGAFSRTFYLPDNVNPDKIKARLEDGVLQVSVPKDEHKTMKRQISIAAPEENKEKNVTKKVSAEADGKAKA from the coding sequence ATGGCACTAAGTAAATACAATGGCATGCAGGACACCATGCCAAACACATTCAGCGCAATGCTCGACAGGTTCTTTAACGAGTCTGTTAACTCCCGCAACTTCTCGGACTTTACGCCGCATGTAGATGCCTGCGAAACCGACAAGAGTTTTGAAATAGAACTGGCTTTGCCAGGCGTGAAACGAGACGATATCAACATTGATTTCCAGGAAGGAAAGCTCACCATTACCGGCGAGCGCAGGCTGGAAAAGAAAGAAGACGGAAGACGCTACCACATGCTCGAAACACAGTATGGCGCGTTTAGCAGAACCTTTTATCTGCCCGACAACGTGAATCCGGATAAGATCAAAGCCAGGCTGGAGGATGGTGTGCTGCAGGTGAGCGTGCCCAAAGATGAGCATAAGACCATGAAGCGGCAGATCAGCATTGCTGCGCCGGAGGAGAACAAAGAAAAGAACGTTACTAAAAAAGTATCCGCCGAGGCAGACGGAAAAGCCAAAGCTTAA
- a CDS encoding M20 metallopeptidase family protein, translating to MSSITKIKQLAHTYATDTVQVRRHLHANPELSFEEHNTAAYVEQVLTGYGLQPQRMAGTGVVAMLEGRNPGKKTIALRADLDALPIVEANEVNYRSKNKGVMHACGHDVHTASLLGAARILQELRNDFEGTVKLVFQPGEEKFPGGASLMIREGVLQNPAPAGIIGQHVFPLLPAGKVGFRSGMYMASADEIYITVKGKGGHAAMPEMNVDPVLIASHLIVALQQIVSRHASPKVPTVLSFGKVEAKGATNVIPNEVKLEGTFRTMNEVWRKEAHQRIRKLAEGLCESMGGSCDIDIKNGYPFLQNDPELTAIARAAAVAYLGEENVTDLDLWMGAEDFAYYSQQVPACFYRLGTRNEARGIVAGVHTPTFDIDETALETSIGLMAFVALQELEAC from the coding sequence ATGAGTAGTATAACTAAAATAAAACAGCTCGCCCATACTTACGCCACGGACACCGTACAGGTGCGCCGCCATCTGCATGCCAACCCCGAGCTCTCGTTTGAAGAGCACAACACAGCTGCCTATGTGGAGCAGGTATTAACGGGCTACGGCCTGCAGCCCCAACGCATGGCTGGCACAGGCGTGGTAGCCATGCTGGAGGGCCGGAACCCCGGAAAGAAAACCATTGCACTTCGGGCTGACCTGGATGCGCTGCCTATAGTTGAAGCGAATGAAGTAAACTATAGATCGAAAAACAAGGGGGTGATGCACGCCTGCGGGCATGATGTGCACACGGCGTCGCTGCTGGGCGCAGCGCGTATCCTGCAGGAATTGCGGAACGATTTTGAAGGAACTGTGAAGCTGGTGTTTCAACCCGGTGAGGAAAAGTTTCCGGGAGGCGCTTCGCTTATGATCCGGGAAGGGGTGCTGCAGAATCCGGCGCCGGCCGGCATTATCGGGCAGCATGTTTTTCCGCTGTTGCCGGCGGGCAAGGTCGGGTTCCGGTCGGGCATGTACATGGCCAGTGCCGATGAAATATATATTACCGTAAAAGGCAAAGGGGGCCATGCTGCCATGCCCGAAATGAACGTGGACCCGGTGCTCATCGCTTCGCACCTTATCGTTGCCTTGCAGCAGATCGTGAGCCGCCATGCCAGCCCCAAGGTGCCCACGGTATTGTCGTTTGGCAAAGTAGAGGCCAAGGGAGCTACCAACGTCATCCCCAATGAGGTAAAACTGGAAGGCACGTTCCGGACCATGAACGAAGTATGGCGCAAAGAAGCCCACCAGCGCATCCGTAAACTGGCCGAAGGCCTCTGCGAAAGTATGGGTGGCAGCTGCGATATCGATATAAAGAACGGGTATCCCTTCCTCCAAAACGATCCGGAGCTTACCGCCATTGCACGTGCCGCGGCCGTGGCTTACCTGGGCGAGGAGAACGTGACCGACCTGGATCTATGGATGGGCGCCGAAGATTTTGCATATTACTCGCAGCAGGTGCCGGCCTGCTTCTACCGGCTGGGCACCCGCAACGAGGCGCGCGGCATCGTTGCGGGCGTGCATACCCCCACCTTCGATATCGACGAAACAGCCCTGGAAACCAGCATTGGCCTGATGGCTTTTGTGGCACTGCAGGAACTGGAAGCATGCTAA